In Arthrobacter sp. StoSoilB5, one genomic interval encodes:
- a CDS encoding NADP-dependent oxidoreductase: MKAFVLNKYKERLQEVDVPEPVVGAHDVLVQVKASSMNQLDEKIRQGQFKQVLPYRLPLILGNDLAGVVVSVGAKVQSFKPGDEVFARPHQDRIGTFAERIAVAETDLAIKPASISMEEAGSLPLVALTAWQALVERGKVGPGQKVLIHAGAGGVGSIAIQLAKYLGATVATTVSAGNADFVRGLGADVVIDYRTEDFAEILHGYDLVLDSLGGENLERSLKVLKPGGKAIGISGPPDPAFAQELGANAVMKGAVALISGGIRRKARRLGVTYEFLFMRANGSQLREIAALIDAGEIRPVVGRVVPFDQTPDVLAEMEKGGVRGKTVVSH, encoded by the coding sequence CAACAAGTACAAAGAACGCCTGCAAGAGGTTGACGTTCCCGAGCCAGTGGTCGGCGCGCATGACGTGCTGGTGCAGGTAAAGGCATCCAGCATGAACCAGCTGGACGAGAAGATCCGCCAGGGGCAGTTCAAACAGGTCCTCCCGTACAGGCTGCCGCTGATCCTAGGCAATGACCTCGCCGGAGTCGTAGTGAGCGTCGGTGCGAAAGTACAGTCCTTCAAGCCAGGGGATGAGGTGTTCGCCCGTCCGCACCAGGATCGCATCGGTACGTTTGCGGAGCGGATCGCTGTGGCCGAGACAGACCTTGCCATCAAGCCGGCGTCGATCAGCATGGAGGAAGCGGGATCCCTGCCACTGGTTGCCTTGACCGCCTGGCAGGCACTCGTTGAACGCGGCAAGGTTGGCCCGGGTCAGAAGGTCCTGATTCACGCGGGAGCTGGCGGAGTGGGCTCCATCGCGATCCAGCTCGCCAAGTATCTTGGGGCCACCGTTGCCACGACCGTCAGCGCAGGGAACGCGGACTTTGTTCGCGGGCTCGGGGCGGACGTGGTCATTGATTACCGGACGGAGGACTTTGCGGAGATCCTCCATGGCTACGATCTGGTTCTCGACAGCCTTGGCGGCGAGAATCTGGAGCGATCCCTGAAGGTCCTCAAGCCGGGCGGTAAGGCCATCGGCATTTCAGGCCCGCCGGATCCTGCCTTTGCCCAAGAGCTCGGAGCAAACGCCGTGATGAAGGGCGCTGTGGCGCTGATTAGTGGTGGCATCCGGCGTAAAGCGCGTCGTCTCGGCGTCACCTATGAGTTTCTCTTCATGCGCGCCAACGGCAGCCAGCTCCGCGAGATTGCCGCGCTCATCGACGCCGGGGAGATCCGCCCCGTGGTGGGCCGAGTAGTCCCGTTCGACCAGACTCCGGACGTCCTTGCCGAAATGGAAAAGGGCGGCGTTCGTGGCAAGACAGTCGTCAGCCACTAA
- a CDS encoding alpha/beta hydrolase, translated as MSNVITAYKDAPVSTVTAGGVSYSYRELGPKGGIPVIFLVHLAATMDNWDPRIIDPIAEKHHVITFSNRGVGATTGDVPGTIEEMAEDAATFIKALGYQKVDLFGFSLGGMIAQALVVKYPELVRKLVLAGTGPAGGKDIDKVARVTYYDVLRATLTRQDPKEFLFFNRNAAGKPAGRAFIQRLKERTTNLDAPIKTKAFQMQLKAIKKWGRTEPANLGAITQPTLIANGDNDRMVPSRLSSDMHRRIPGSELIIYPDSGHGGIFQYHQEFVPVALEFLGR; from the coding sequence ATGAGCAATGTCATCACCGCCTACAAGGACGCACCAGTCAGCACCGTTACCGCTGGCGGCGTCTCCTACAGCTACCGCGAGTTGGGCCCCAAGGGCGGGATCCCCGTCATTTTCCTGGTCCACCTCGCCGCGACAATGGACAACTGGGACCCGCGCATCATCGACCCCATCGCCGAGAAGCACCACGTGATCACCTTTAGCAACCGTGGTGTCGGTGCCACAACCGGCGACGTTCCGGGCACGATCGAGGAGATGGCTGAGGACGCCGCGACCTTCATCAAGGCGCTCGGGTACCAGAAAGTAGACCTCTTTGGATTCTCGCTTGGAGGCATGATTGCCCAGGCTTTGGTGGTCAAATACCCGGAGCTCGTGCGGAAGCTCGTCCTCGCGGGCACAGGTCCTGCGGGCGGGAAGGACATCGACAAGGTGGCTCGCGTCACCTACTACGACGTTTTGAGGGCCACCCTGACCCGGCAGGACCCAAAGGAATTCCTGTTCTTCAACCGCAATGCCGCCGGCAAGCCTGCCGGGAGGGCATTTATCCAGCGGCTCAAGGAGCGAACCACCAACCTGGACGCGCCCATTAAGACCAAGGCCTTCCAGATGCAGCTGAAGGCCATCAAGAAGTGGGGTCGCACGGAACCGGCCAACCTGGGCGCAATCACCCAGCCGACACTCATCGCCAACGGCGACAACGACCGCATGGTGCCGTCCAGGCTTTCCAGCGACATGCACCGCCGGATTCCGGGCAGCGAACTGATCATCTACCCCGATTCAGGACACGGCGGCATCTTCCAGTACCACCAGGAGTTCGTCCCCGTCGCCCTCGAATTCCTGGGCCGCTGA
- a CDS encoding TetR/AcrR family transcriptional regulator → MQAVPPTLGRRERNKQEKLDRITAAARELFTQYGVDEVTTQQVAEKADVGSGTLFLYAKTKAELLLLVHNVKYAEALSSGVAAAEREETVLDGIMAIIRPIVKCNRVQIENGRTYLKEIVFGDPAEPHHAEALALTIRTEAAIAEVLARDKQLGARDPAKLSHVISAIMFISMTSSANSGLTDEQVGDEIRDQISVVLATGS, encoded by the coding sequence ATGCAGGCTGTGCCCCCGACCCTTGGCCGACGTGAACGGAATAAGCAGGAGAAGCTTGACCGCATCACCGCTGCCGCCCGAGAGCTCTTCACTCAGTACGGCGTAGACGAGGTCACCACCCAGCAGGTGGCTGAGAAGGCCGACGTCGGATCGGGAACCTTGTTCTTGTACGCCAAGACCAAGGCGGAGCTGCTTCTCCTGGTCCACAACGTCAAATACGCCGAAGCGCTTAGCTCGGGCGTCGCCGCCGCAGAGCGGGAAGAAACCGTCCTTGACGGGATCATGGCGATCATCCGCCCCATCGTGAAGTGCAATCGTGTACAGATCGAGAACGGCCGGACGTACCTCAAAGAGATCGTCTTCGGTGACCCCGCCGAACCCCACCACGCGGAGGCCCTTGCGCTGACCATCCGCACGGAGGCCGCCATCGCAGAGGTCCTGGCCCGTGATAAGCAGCTGGGTGCCCGGGACCCAGCGAAACTTTCCCATGTCATTTCCGCGATTATGTTCATCAGCATGACCTCGTCTGCCAATAGCGGTCTCACCGACGAGCAAGTTGGAGACGAGATCCGCGATCAGATCAGTGTGGTTTTGGCCACGGGGAGCTAG
- a CDS encoding ATP-binding cassette domain-containing protein: MTLRLDNISKSFGNIKAVHDLSFSCAPGTITGFIGPNGSGKSTTLRMIAGLTRPDTGSITIAGSPFHELLNPGEQIGFLLDPSAHHPGRSARETVILTAAMMGLPMHRVDTVLESVGLASAGRRKVRSLSLGMRQRLSLAIALLGDPKYLVLDEPANGLDVEGMSWLKASIRRFAADGGAVLISSHLLNELESYVDRVVIIDRGRVISNSSIGDLGGTEVTEVDGPHRSEIRRVLQAEGIAMADAPHSVNERISVMSSPEHVGEILWRNGIQVSLLHRKPVESLESYYSELTSPEFAAVSRTEEGK, from the coding sequence ATGACCCTGAGACTGGATAACATCTCGAAGTCTTTCGGAAACATAAAGGCCGTCCACGATTTGAGCTTTAGCTGCGCTCCAGGGACAATCACGGGGTTCATCGGGCCAAACGGGTCCGGGAAATCCACCACGCTCAGAATGATCGCGGGGCTGACCCGGCCGGACACCGGCTCCATTACGATTGCTGGCTCGCCCTTCCACGAACTGCTCAACCCGGGGGAACAGATAGGCTTCCTGCTTGATCCTTCGGCGCACCATCCCGGCAGGTCGGCCCGCGAAACAGTCATTTTGACCGCCGCAATGATGGGGCTTCCCATGCACAGGGTGGATACCGTTCTTGAGTCGGTCGGCCTGGCCAGCGCGGGTCGTCGAAAAGTTCGGTCCCTGTCCCTGGGCATGCGCCAACGCCTTAGTTTGGCCATCGCACTTCTCGGAGATCCCAAGTACCTCGTCCTGGACGAACCAGCCAACGGGTTGGACGTCGAGGGAATGAGCTGGCTTAAGGCATCCATCCGGCGATTTGCCGCAGACGGTGGTGCAGTTCTCATCTCAAGCCACTTGCTGAATGAGCTTGAGTCCTACGTAGATCGCGTAGTCATCATTGACCGCGGCCGCGTGATCTCCAACTCCTCCATAGGAGACCTGGGAGGGACGGAAGTCACTGAAGTCGATGGCCCTCACAGGTCTGAAATCAGGCGCGTCCTGCAGGCCGAGGGAATCGCAATGGCCGACGCCCCTCATTCCGTCAATGAGCGAATTTCGGTCATGTCGTCACCGGAGCACGTCGGTGAAATTCTTTGGAGGAATGGCATCCAAGTGAGCCTACTGCACAGAAAGCCGGTGGAATCATTGGAAAGTTACTACAGTGAACTGACCTCCCCGGAGTTTGCAGCGGTCTCCAGGACGGAGGAAGGGAAATGA
- a CDS encoding CPBP family intramembrane glutamic endopeptidase, with product MGKEIKRLLAHGITLAVLLNVAVVLALGLSYEALAAANVDPRLITTLSLIICGCAAIALSAARFKVNLLDAGQPMTIGGLLHAKRCAALVAGSTIAIVWIGIQGGSDFLTAAAGPAAVLMEEVIFRGLPLVLIYGMAASRTTQIGITIVFSLTFASLHLSPLAVMYVDRFLFAVLAVLLAVHFRSIWPAFVYHLLSNITAASVAAPLHNDHQAWMYIPIDLALFLLVFIMCSRTITKRIVSERTSVKL from the coding sequence ATGGGGAAAGAGATCAAGCGCCTTCTCGCTCACGGAATCACCTTGGCGGTTCTGCTCAATGTCGCTGTTGTTTTGGCTTTAGGACTCTCTTATGAAGCGCTCGCTGCCGCTAACGTTGATCCGCGACTCATCACCACGCTTTCGCTGATCATCTGCGGCTGTGCCGCTATCGCACTCTCTGCCGCACGCTTCAAGGTCAATTTGCTCGACGCAGGCCAGCCAATGACCATCGGTGGCCTATTGCATGCCAAGCGGTGCGCCGCACTGGTTGCCGGCTCCACGATCGCGATCGTTTGGATAGGTATTCAGGGGGGTAGTGACTTCCTGACGGCGGCCGCTGGTCCGGCTGCGGTCCTGATGGAGGAAGTAATATTCCGCGGCCTCCCATTGGTCCTTATCTACGGAATGGCAGCCTCGCGCACTACGCAAATCGGCATCACAATAGTGTTTTCACTCACGTTTGCATCGCTTCATCTATCACCGCTTGCAGTCATGTACGTGGATCGCTTTCTCTTCGCAGTTCTGGCCGTCTTACTGGCAGTTCACTTCCGATCAATATGGCCAGCATTCGTTTATCACCTGCTGTCCAATATCACGGCGGCTTCCGTCGCCGCCCCCTTGCACAATGACCACCAAGCCTGGATGTATATTCCGATTGACTTGGCACTATTTTTACTGGTGTTTATAATGTGTTCACGAACAATAACCAAGAGAATTGTCTCAGAACGGACTAGCGTGAAATTATGA
- a CDS encoding SRPBCC domain-containing protein — protein MTENAIRLERTFPHPKDAVWAALTTPELLARWWAAGDIAPVVGHRFTMDMGGWGQQQCEVLTVEPGSAITFMFAEGVLDTAITWALESTETGTVLHFEHAGFNLDTPMGRQAIEGMGNGWPGLLARIDQVLVSVS, from the coding sequence ATGACCGAAAACGCCATCAGACTCGAGCGCACCTTCCCGCACCCCAAGGACGCAGTATGGGCTGCGCTAACTACACCAGAACTGCTCGCCCGCTGGTGGGCTGCCGGAGACATCGCACCCGTGGTGGGCCACCGCTTCACCATGGACATGGGTGGCTGGGGCCAGCAGCAATGCGAAGTCCTCACCGTCGAGCCCGGTTCCGCGATCACCTTCATGTTCGCCGAGGGCGTCCTGGACACAGCCATTACCTGGGCTTTGGAGTCCACCGAAACCGGCACCGTCCTTCACTTCGAGCACGCCGGCTTCAACCTTGACACCCCCATGGGACGGCAAGCCATTGAAGGTATGGGCAACGGCTGGCCGGGCCTCCTGGCGCGCATCGACCAAGTCCTGGTCAGCGTTAGTTAG
- a CDS encoding metalloregulator ArsR/SmtB family transcription factor → MSFRKFPTYHHRLLPDVFGALANPSRRTILDSLREGPLTAGDLTGRLDLSRSTASEHLAVLREAGLVREERQGRNRIYHLEAEGLREASNWLKHYEQYWNQRLDALAELLDEENTP, encoded by the coding sequence TTGTCATTTCGGAAATTTCCGACATATCATCATCGACTGCTTCCCGACGTCTTCGGCGCCCTCGCGAACCCTTCGCGGCGTACCATCCTCGATAGCCTCCGTGAGGGTCCATTGACGGCGGGCGATCTCACGGGCCGCCTGGACCTCAGCCGTTCTACAGCGTCCGAGCATTTGGCGGTCCTGCGGGAAGCCGGCTTGGTCCGGGAGGAACGGCAGGGCCGAAACAGGATCTATCACCTTGAGGCCGAGGGCCTGCGGGAAGCCAGCAACTGGCTGAAGCACTACGAGCAATATTGGAACCAGCGGCTCGACGCCCTGGCCGAACTATTGGATGAGGAAAACACTCCATGA
- a CDS encoding DUF2306 domain-containing protein encodes MRPENSIAASRSRFRRAQWPVPAALIFLSLIPVIAGAVRLTELTGGGAVTPQNERFFDSPIPVVTHIVSVTVYCLLGALQFVPSLRNARRKWHRMAGRILVPAGLLAALSGLWMSVFYALPEGDGEALLILRFIFGCAMAVSIILGFLAVRRRDFVAHSAWMTRGYAIGLGTGTQALVFLPWMLLVGPTDEATRAVLMGASWVINLAVAEIVIRRRAGKSTPASHPESRSRQTSLRPSR; translated from the coding sequence ATGAGACCAGAAAACTCCATCGCCGCGTCCCGAAGCCGCTTTCGCCGGGCGCAGTGGCCCGTCCCCGCCGCATTGATCTTCCTCAGCCTCATCCCGGTGATTGCCGGGGCAGTCCGCCTCACCGAACTGACGGGCGGCGGGGCCGTGACGCCACAGAACGAGAGATTCTTCGACTCACCCATACCAGTGGTCACCCACATTGTCAGCGTTACCGTCTACTGCCTGCTCGGGGCCCTCCAGTTTGTCCCCTCGCTTCGCAACGCTCGGCGCAAGTGGCACCGGATGGCGGGCCGCATTCTCGTTCCAGCCGGCCTCCTTGCCGCACTCTCCGGCCTATGGATGTCCGTGTTCTACGCGCTTCCGGAGGGCGATGGCGAGGCCCTCCTGATACTCCGCTTCATCTTCGGATGCGCCATGGCGGTAAGCATCATCCTCGGATTTCTAGCGGTTCGCCGTAGGGACTTCGTGGCGCACAGTGCGTGGATGACCCGAGGCTACGCAATCGGTCTCGGCACAGGAACACAGGCCCTCGTTTTCTTGCCCTGGATGCTTCTTGTCGGCCCTACGGACGAGGCGACCCGGGCGGTACTCATGGGGGCCTCTTGGGTTATCAACCTCGCGGTAGCCGAAATAGTCATTCGCCGACGGGCCGGCAAGTCCACGCCAGCGTCCCATCCTGAGAGCCGATCCCGCCAGACCTCCTTGCGTCCCTCACGATAG
- a CDS encoding TetR/AcrR family transcriptional regulator C-terminal domain-containing protein, translating into MTQQTDTRRSPLNRERVLRAAVELADEAGIDALSMRRLAQDLGVVPMALYKHVANKEELLDQMVDTIVREIDPPVRDADWKSAVRLRVLSARRALMVHPWARSVIETRTNTTSAVLEYMDTLAGLFLAGGLTPDLTHHVMHALGSRMWGFTQEVFDDSEGREPSEITPDAQTAMIQHMAESHPHLLKIALAAAHDDASVVGHGCDDQFEFEFALDLLLDGVERLHERSWRSGG; encoded by the coding sequence ATGACCCAACAAACAGACACGCGGCGCTCACCCCTGAACCGGGAGCGCGTGCTTCGTGCCGCCGTCGAACTTGCAGACGAGGCTGGCATTGACGCGCTCAGCATGCGACGACTCGCTCAGGACCTCGGCGTCGTACCAATGGCGCTTTACAAACACGTGGCCAACAAGGAGGAACTCCTCGACCAGATGGTGGACACCATTGTGCGGGAGATCGACCCCCCGGTCCGCGATGCAGATTGGAAGAGTGCTGTCCGGCTGAGAGTGCTCTCTGCGCGACGGGCACTCATGGTGCATCCGTGGGCTCGTTCTGTGATCGAGACCAGAACAAACACAACATCGGCTGTGCTGGAGTACATGGACACCCTTGCCGGGCTGTTTCTGGCTGGCGGGCTTACCCCCGACCTCACCCATCACGTCATGCACGCTTTGGGCAGCCGCATGTGGGGATTCACCCAGGAAGTGTTTGACGACTCAGAAGGACGGGAGCCATCCGAGATCACCCCTGACGCGCAGACAGCGATGATTCAGCACATGGCCGAGAGCCATCCCCACTTACTGAAGATCGCCCTGGCCGCAGCCCACGACGACGCGTCAGTAGTAGGCCACGGTTGCGACGACCAGTTTGAGTTTGAGTTCGCCCTGGATCTCCTTCTCGACGGCGTTGAACGGCTTCATGAGCGCAGCTGGAGGTCCGGCGGATAA